The stretch of DNA AATCACCAGCATCAATGCTGCCAAAATTTTCGTTGGCATCCGTAATATCGATATGAGGATCGTTTGTGCTTAAAACTGCACTTACATTATGGGCATTTGCTTCCCCATTGTTTTGGATGAGAATAGGGAGTTCTATATGTTCTCCTGGTTCCACAAATCCATTAATATTCCCATTGTTATTTGAGTTGTCATCGTCAATTGTTAGTTCTTCGAAAGCCAATTGGGGCATTCCTTGTTCAGAAATGTGTAGCACAAAACTATCAAACCATATTCCCTGATTGGATTCAATGGTCATATTAAAAACCACATCTTTATCAGGACAGTTGGAATTCACTTCGATATCAAAGTCATTATTGCACCAAGCAACTGCTCCAGCAGCAATATCTGCATAGTATTCAAAATGATCAGTAATTACAATATGAGGGTCTGATGTAGAGATTGAAACAGAAATATCTGTGGCGTTTAGGACTCCTGCATTATGAATTTGTATGGGAATTTCAATGGCCTCACCAGCTTCTGCAACTCCATCTCCATCACCGTCACTAGAACCAGAACTGTCATCGTCAATATTATGATTGGCATATTCTAAAATTGGGGAACCTGGATGAATAATGGAAATAGTAAAACTTGAGTTCCAGCTACCTTCTTCAGAAGTAATTTGTAGAGTGAATTCTACATCTTTATCGGGACAATTAGGTGAGATATTAAAATTGTATTCGTAATTAGACCAAGATTCGTCATTTGTAATTATATCTCCAAATGATTCAGAAAGATCAGTGATTTCAATATCAGGATCGGTACAGGTAAGAATTGCCGATACATTATTGGCTGTTGCTTCGCCTGTGTTTTTTATACTTATTGGTAATTCAATAGATTCTCCAGATTCTGCAATTCCATCTCCATCTCCGTCGCTACTGCCGTTGTCATCGTCATCAATTTGGTGATTGAAATAAGAAAGCTGAGCCTGACCAGCTTCGCTCACATGAATGATAAAAGTACTCACCCAATAGCCTTCATCTGATGTAATGCTTAATATAAATTCAATATCTTTTTCTGGGCAAGAGGCAGATACCTCAAAATCGTAATCATTATTACTCCAATCAATTTCATCAACAGAAATGGTTCCAAAGGATTCTTGATTGTCTGTAATATCTATCATGGGATCGGAGCAGGAAAGAATGGCACTCACATTATGTGCTGTTAAGGTTCCGGTATTAACAATTGCTAAGGGGAACTCAACTGTTTCTCCTGCTTCAACTAAACCATCTCCATCACCTTCGCTTGCACCACTCGTATCATCATCAACCAGGTGAGAAGAATAGACAAGCTCTGCTGAGTTGACTCCTCTATTTCCTTGTGCCATAGTTTGGTAAGGAATAGATGCAAGCCAAATGCAAGCCAAAAAAATGACGCTTAAATTTGAAGACTTTAGTCTCATGAATACAACATTTACAACACAATTTGAAATTCAAAGTCTACCTTAAATTGAATTCCGACTAAAGTTTTCAGCTTTAGCTAGTTCGTTATACTCAGGATATAAGGAAAAGTTACAGTTTTATTGGATGTTTATTTTCTGGCTAGCAGTTCTTTTGCCATCAAATAAGCGAAGGAAATATATGCCTTTTTGTAATTGAGAAACGTTAATCTCGATCTCTTGACTGTTTAGAGTGTTTTTTCGTTGATTTAAGATCATTCTCCCTGAAAGGTCGAGTATCTGATAGTTAATTTCTGAATCAAAATCGGAAATTTCAACTTTTATAAATTCATCAGCAGGGTTAGGATAAATAAATAAAGAGCTTAGTGCATTTTCTGGCTTAAAAATACCATTGGCTTGTTGTGTGGTACTTGGGTATATTGTGCTGTCTGCAACTAATATAGTATCAATGATATCTGTAGCGTGAATAATAGGCCAGATGTCTTGAATAATAATGTTAGTATGAAGTATTTCAATACTGTTAATGGTGTCGTCAGCCATAATCGTATCAATATAGGTTATACTATCAAGACTCATTAAAATAACTGTTGGAAAAGATTGTATTTCGAAAGCATTTGTGATGTCATTTCCATTACCTCCTATTCCAGGAACAACGCCATGTTGAATAGATAAGGAGTCGATATACTTTTTACAGGCTGCAGAGTCATTTCCCATATTTATGGAAATAAAATGAATGTCATGCTCATTATTTCCAAAATACTGATAAGCTGAATCTACCATTGGAGAAATTTCCTGACAAAATTGGCTTTCTGTAAAGAAGAACTCTAAGGCCACATATTTATTGGGATATTCATTCCAAAATTCTACCAGATTAAAAGTATCCTTCTCCATGGTAATGGCAGTGAAATCTGGGGAATATTGAGCATTTGATTGTCCAATAGACATCATATAAAGCGTGGCAAAAAATGCTAATAGTAAACTTTTCTTCATATCATTATTTTTTCAGGCGGTAAAGATAATAGTTTGCACCAAACCAGCCTATTTAAAATGATGGGGAAATCTTAAAAAAGCTTATGGTAAAGAATGCACTGTGAATATTGAGGTAATCCTCTTGTGAAACTCAAGAAAAGATTTAAATATTTTAAGCTTTATTTATTGAAAATGGTTTTAATCTGGTCCAGAAACGCGAGATCGTTTTCAATAGCTGTTCCAATAACAACCAAGTCGGCACCAGCATCGATTTTCTCTTGAATGGCTTCAGCACTTCTTATGCCGCCACCCACCATTAATGGTAAATCAGTGATGGCTCTCACTTTGCAAATCATTTCTTTTGAAACGCTATTTTTTGCTCCACTACCAGCATCTAGATAAATCATTTTCATACCTATCATTTCTCCTGCCTTAGCAGTAAGTGCAGCAATATCTGGTTTATTGGCGGGAACAGGTAAGGTGTTAGAAATATATTGAGCTGTGGTCATGCTTCCACCATCCACTAATATATAACCCGTGGAAATAGGTTCAATATTTGCGTGAAGAATATATGGAACAGATTCTACCTGTTTTCCTATTAATAGTTCGGCATTTCTACCAGAAATAAGAGAAAGAAAGAGTAAGGCATCAGCTTTGGGATTAATTTGCATTACACCACCTGGGAAAATAATCAATGGAATATTGCAGACTTCTTTAAAGGCTAGAAGGCACTCGTCCAGCAAATCTTTACTTAATAAGCTCCCACCAATTAAAAAATAATCGATAGGGTAAGAAGACAACTTGCTAGCTAAAGGAAGGAAATCTGACACTTTATGTTTGTCAGGATCCACCAATACAGCTAATTGCTTTTTTCCTTGCTCTGATTTTTCTTTAATGCGGGAATAAATATCCATTATTCAATTTTGGCCTTCAAAATTATTAATTATGGCGGATTTATCATAAATAATATGGTTATTTCTCAAAAAAGACTTCAATCTTTGATGTTTCGACCTTTAAATGCTTGTTTTTTTATGAATCTGCTTCTTTCTGTAACATATGCCACCGCTATTCAAATTTAGATGGAGATATTTCCCTATTTTTGCAACACAATACCTAAATATACGTAACAAATAAAAAAATATACAATAAATGGCTAATTCATTAATGGATCCTATTGGGAAACTAATGGGCTTAAGATATAAATCCCACCCATGGCATGGTGTGGATGTTGGTACAGGTGCTCCAGAAGTAATGACTTGTTATATCGAAATGGTTCCTACCGATACGGTAAAGTATGAGGTAGATAAGGAATCAGGATATTTGAAGCTAGATCGACCTGCAAAATATTCTAATACAGTACCTGCTCTTTATGGTTTTATTCCTCAAACCTATTCTGCCGAGAATGTGGCGGAGTATTGTAAGAAAATGACGGATAGAAAAGGAATTGTTGGGGATGGTGACCCAATTGATGTTTGTGTTTTAACAGAGAAAGAAATCACTCACGGTGATATTCTCGTTAGAGCACGACCTATAGGTGGTTTTAGAATGATAGATGGTGACGAAGCTGATGACAAGATTATAGCAGTTTTGGATGGTGATGTGGTTTATGGAAATATGAAAGATATTCATGATGCACCTGCTTTAATTATTGAAAGACTAAAGCACTATTTCCTAACTTATAAAGATATGCCAGGGCAAAATGAACTGAATGTAGAGATAACTCATACATATGGTGCCGAAGAAGCTCAAGAAGTGATTAAAAGGTCGCTAAAAGATTATCAAAATAAATTTGAAACTCTTCAGACTATTTTATCAGGATATTAAAATTTGAATATTATTTCTTGATGAATGTTCTGGAATATCTTTCTCCAGATTTGTATTCTACAGAAATAAGATAAACCCCATTTTGAAAGTCATTCACATGGATAGTTATATCTGATGTGGATGATTTTCCATTTATAGTGAGTACCTCTTTTCCAGTGATAGCGTATATCCTAATGTTTTCAATGATTTGATTGGATTGAG from Lentimicrobium sp. L6 encodes:
- a CDS encoding geranylgeranylglyceryl/heptaprenylglyceryl phosphate synthase, whose protein sequence is MDIYSRIKEKSEQGKKQLAVLVDPDKHKVSDFLPLASKLSSYPIDYFLIGGSLLSKDLLDECLLAFKEVCNIPLIIFPGGVMQINPKADALLFLSLISGRNAELLIGKQVESVPYILHANIEPISTGYILVDGGSMTTAQYISNTLPVPANKPDIAALTAKAGEMIGMKMIYLDAGSGAKNSVSKEMICKVRAITDLPLMVGGGIRSAEAIQEKIDAGADLVVIGTAIENDLAFLDQIKTIFNK
- a CDS encoding T9SS type A sorting domain-containing protein → MKKSLLLAFFATLYMMSIGQSNAQYSPDFTAITMEKDTFNLVEFWNEYPNKYVALEFFFTESQFCQEISPMVDSAYQYFGNNEHDIHFISINMGNDSAACKKYIDSLSIQHGVVPGIGGNGNDITNAFEIQSFPTVILMSLDSITYIDTIMADDTINSIEILHTNIIIQDIWPIIHATDIIDTILVADSTIYPSTTQQANGIFKPENALSSLFIYPNPADEFIKVEISDFDSEINYQILDLSGRMILNQRKNTLNSQEIEINVSQLQKGIYFLRLFDGKRTASQKINIQ
- a CDS encoding inorganic pyrophosphatase, with the translated sequence MANSLMDPIGKLMGLRYKSHPWHGVDVGTGAPEVMTCYIEMVPTDTVKYEVDKESGYLKLDRPAKYSNTVPALYGFIPQTYSAENVAEYCKKMTDRKGIVGDGDPIDVCVLTEKEITHGDILVRARPIGGFRMIDGDEADDKIIAVLDGDVVYGNMKDIHDAPALIIERLKHYFLTYKDMPGQNELNVEITHTYGAEEAQEVIKRSLKDYQNKFETLQTILSGY